In one Desulfoferula mesophila genomic region, the following are encoded:
- a CDS encoding sigma 54-interacting transcriptional regulator, giving the protein MAAEIKTHGEQFNWLVSLNSTHNGILIVDTRGTVLLYNQAAHRIFRNEIPHPVGQHLSRVRPEAWSDIQEILRTGRPQVGVRIELPQATIIANRNPIVKDGKIIGVISVFQDISDYEAIISQLRGYQELYRELEAVFESSFDGLFVVNGAGNTVRLNSAYERISGLSRDKIVGRHVSELVRDKIIDRSVTLQVRQRRAPVTIMQKIQGDRNMMVTGTPVFDEDGEITLVVINVRDLTVLNQLKASLEEARKLESLYQQSLTEQINLDHALERMVIRSEAMKNVLLKAVKAANVDNSMLLCGESGVGKSVLARIIHEMSRRRIKPFVKINCGAIPESLMESELFGYEAGAFTGALPQGKAGLFETADQGTIFLDEVAELTPAMQVKLLEVMDENRFTRIGATQAKTVDVRVIAATNRDLKAMIEQGRFREDLYYRLNVIAIDIPPLRSRREDIPALARQIVQHHCEQHNLNKKISPEVMDALAKYSYPGNIRELKNLLESMMVMSEGESISLADAPGELRQGTHPGGEHLYAQTGFKQAVREFELNLIQNAVSRYGTVAEAAQALGVHPATFWRKLAEEKSRRKNQM; this is encoded by the coding sequence GTGGCCGCAGAAATAAAAACCCACGGCGAGCAATTCAATTGGCTGGTGTCCCTGAACTCCACCCACAACGGCATCCTCATCGTGGACACCCGGGGGACGGTGCTCTTGTACAACCAGGCCGCGCACCGCATTTTCCGCAACGAGATCCCTCATCCGGTGGGCCAGCACCTCAGCCGGGTGCGCCCCGAGGCCTGGAGCGACATCCAGGAGATTTTGCGCACCGGCCGGCCCCAGGTGGGGGTGCGCATCGAACTGCCCCAGGCCACCATCATCGCCAACCGCAATCCCATCGTGAAAGACGGCAAGATAATCGGGGTGATCAGCGTCTTCCAGGACATCTCCGACTACGAGGCCATCATCTCCCAACTGCGCGGCTACCAGGAGCTGTACCGCGAGCTGGAGGCGGTGTTCGAGTCCTCCTTTGACGGCCTGTTCGTGGTCAACGGCGCGGGCAACACCGTGCGCCTCAACAGCGCCTACGAGCGCATCAGCGGCCTGAGCCGGGACAAGATCGTCGGCCGCCACGTTTCCGAACTGGTGCGCGACAAGATCATCGACCGCTCGGTGACCCTGCAGGTGCGTCAGCGCCGCGCTCCGGTGACCATCATGCAAAAGATCCAGGGCGACCGGAACATGATGGTCACCGGCACCCCGGTTTTCGACGAGGACGGCGAAATCACCCTGGTGGTCATCAACGTGCGCGACCTCACGGTGCTCAACCAGCTCAAGGCCAGCCTGGAGGAGGCCCGCAAGCTGGAGAGCCTGTACCAACAGTCCCTGACCGAGCAGATAAACCTGGACCACGCCCTGGAGCGCATGGTGATTCGCAGCGAGGCCATGAAAAACGTGCTGCTCAAGGCGGTGAAAGCGGCCAACGTGGACAACTCGATGCTGCTGTGCGGCGAGTCCGGGGTGGGCAAGAGCGTGCTGGCCCGCATCATCCACGAGATGAGCCGCCGCCGCATCAAACCCTTCGTGAAGATCAATTGCGGGGCCATCCCCGAATCGCTCATGGAAAGCGAGCTGTTCGGTTACGAGGCCGGGGCCTTCACCGGGGCCCTGCCCCAGGGCAAGGCCGGGCTGTTCGAGACCGCCGATCAGGGGACCATCTTCCTGGACGAGGTGGCCGAGCTGACCCCGGCCATGCAGGTGAAGCTGCTGGAGGTGATGGACGAGAACCGCTTCACCCGCATAGGGGCCACCCAGGCCAAGACGGTGGACGTGCGGGTCATCGCCGCCACCAACCGCGACCTCAAGGCCATGATTGAGCAGGGCCGCTTCCGCGAGGACCTCTACTATCGCCTCAACGTGATCGCCATCGACATCCCTCCCCTGCGTTCCCGCCGGGAGGATATCCCCGCCTTGGCCCGCCAGATCGTGCAGCACCATTGCGAGCAACACAATTTGAACAAGAAGATCAGCCCCGAGGTGATGGACGCCCTGGCCAAGTACTCCTACCCCGGCAACATCCGCGAACTAAAAAATCTGTTGGAATCAATGATGGTGATGAGCGAAGGCGAATCCATAAGCCTGGCCGACGCGCCCGGCGAATTGCGCCAAGGCACCCACCCCGGAGGCGAGCACCTGTACGCCCAAACCGGCTTCAAGCAGGCGGTGCGGGAGTTCGAGCTGAACCTGATCCAGAACGCGGTGAGCCGCTACGGCACGGTGGCCGAAGCGGCCCAGGCCCTGGGGGTGCACCCGGCCACCTTCTGGCGCAAGCTGGCCGAAGAAAAAAGCCGCCGGAAAAATCAGATGTGA
- the trpD gene encoding anthranilate phosphoribosyltransferase — protein MIQQAIAKAVSGSDLSEQEMVRAMDQIMEGQATPAQIGALLIALRMKGESLEEISGAAQVMRAKATPVACNCAAGGGALVDIVGTGGDGAGTFNVSTTSAFVAAAAGLRVAKHGNRAVSSSCGAADLLESLGVPLDLDAEQIALCVDQVGVGFLFAPALHGAMRHAIGPRKEIGQRTIFNLLGPLTNPAGASVLLVGVYDPKLVEPLAHVLGRLGAKSAFVVHGEGGMDEITVTGVTKMARLRDGRVSTLETSPEELGLTRATLADIRGGTVEQCRTHTLEVLSGQKGPKRDMVLMNAAAALVAADKAPDLAQGVALAAKLIDSGAALGKLEDLISFSKSLRLQVAEA, from the coding sequence ATGATTCAGCAAGCCATTGCCAAGGCGGTAAGCGGCAGCGATCTGAGCGAGCAGGAGATGGTCCGGGCCATGGATCAGATCATGGAGGGCCAGGCCACCCCGGCCCAGATCGGGGCCCTGCTCATCGCCCTGCGCATGAAGGGCGAGAGCCTGGAGGAGATCAGCGGGGCGGCCCAGGTGATGCGGGCCAAGGCCACCCCGGTGGCCTGCAACTGCGCGGCGGGCGGCGGGGCGCTGGTGGACATCGTGGGCACCGGCGGCGACGGGGCCGGCACCTTCAACGTTTCCACCACCAGCGCTTTCGTGGCCGCCGCCGCCGGGCTGCGGGTGGCCAAACACGGCAACCGGGCGGTGAGCAGCTCCTGCGGGGCGGCCGATCTGTTGGAGAGCCTGGGGGTGCCCCTGGACCTGGACGCCGAGCAGATCGCCCTGTGCGTGGACCAGGTGGGGGTGGGCTTTCTCTTCGCCCCGGCCCTGCACGGGGCCATGCGCCACGCCATCGGCCCCCGCAAGGAGATCGGCCAGCGCACCATCTTCAACCTGCTGGGCCCCCTGACCAACCCGGCCGGGGCCTCGGTGCTCTTGGTGGGGGTGTACGACCCCAAGCTGGTGGAGCCCCTGGCCCACGTGCTGGGGCGCCTGGGAGCCAAGAGCGCCTTTGTGGTGCACGGCGAGGGCGGCATGGACGAGATCACCGTCACCGGGGTCACCAAAATGGCCCGCCTCCGGGACGGCCGGGTGAGCACCCTGGAGACATCCCCCGAGGAGCTGGGCCTCACCCGTGCCACCTTGGCGGACATCCGGGGCGGCACGGTGGAGCAATGCCGGACCCACACCCTGGAGGTGCTCTCCGGCCAAAAAGGCCCCAAGCGCGACATGGTGCTCATGAACGCGGCGGCGGCCCTGGTGGCCGCGGACAAGGCCCCGGACCTGGCCCAGGGGGTGGCCCTGGCCGCCAAGCTCATCGACTCCGGCGCGGCCCTGGGCAAGCTGGAGGACCTTATCTCCTTCAGCAAGAGCCTGCGTCTCCAAGTGGCGGAGGCCTAG
- a CDS encoding phosphoribosylanthranilate isomerase, with protein sequence MTPRVKICGITRLEDALAACRLGADALGFVLAPSPRQVSPERAREIIAALPPLVSTVGVFVDAPLDEVRGLRTFCGLDWVQLHGGEDQAYAAALGPRVIKAARVSAQRPVEEGAYPGCALLLDTYDPQAVGGTGQSFDWSLAQSIARARPIILAGGLTPENVGRAIKQVQPFAVDVSSGVEKEKGVKDHERIASFIAQVRRA encoded by the coding sequence GTGACACCTCGCGTCAAGATATGCGGCATCACCCGCCTGGAGGACGCCCTGGCCGCCTGCCGCCTGGGGGCCGACGCCCTGGGCTTCGTCCTGGCCCCCAGCCCCCGCCAGGTGAGCCCGGAGCGGGCCCGGGAGATCATCGCGGCGCTGCCGCCCCTGGTGAGCACGGTGGGGGTGTTCGTGGACGCCCCCCTGGACGAGGTGCGGGGGCTGCGCACCTTTTGCGGCCTGGACTGGGTGCAGCTGCACGGCGGCGAGGACCAGGCCTACGCCGCCGCCCTGGGGCCACGGGTCATCAAGGCAGCCAGGGTGTCCGCCCAGCGGCCAGTGGAAGAGGGGGCCTATCCCGGCTGCGCCCTGCTACTGGACACCTACGACCCCCAGGCCGTGGGGGGCACGGGCCAAAGCTTCGACTGGAGCCTGGCCCAATCCATCGCCCGGGCGCGCCCGATAATCCTGGCCGGGGGGCTGACCCCGGAAAACGTGGGCCGGGCCATAAAACAAGTGCAACCCTTTGCCGTGGACGTATCCAGCGGCGTGGAAAAAGAGAAAGGCGTCAAAGACCATGAGCGCATCGCAAGCTTCATCGCCCAAGTCCGGCGGGCCTGA
- a CDS encoding GGDEF domain-containing protein yields the protein MNYELIILMIEALAVYLLVLGTHSLRHRFGLAHYYALIGGVTAVTSWVTDAGITAQVGGVSFVVGSTVFYTSLLLGVFVVYVFDGLRATRIIISTVIGVSIMVPLIAVTLNFQMNLSGVSSLAYVPTPSLRLNAASVFATFMDLVFLAVAWEFMNNRFQWIPMGIRAFFALLGVMWLDVLLFATAAFAGSGEWLAIVKGTAISRFIVSCFAAPLLWAYLSWQNRRWGTQITRRPVLAILKQFAQIKEELTQAQQEIERRKQAERALRESEERLRALASTDALTGVANRRFFWEAAQKEIHRSRRHLSPLSMIMIDLDNFKTVNDTYGHGVGDQALCEVAHIAQANIRPYDLLARMGGDEFAVLLPQSGTEDALLAAERLRNKVKAEPLKAGGCQVAITISLGVATLDTSMANVDGLYQVADRALYQAKRDGCDKVRAYQGNDKRECNTPLANATNPQLVGG from the coding sequence TTGAACTACGAACTGATCATCTTGATGATAGAGGCGCTGGCGGTTTACCTGCTGGTTTTGGGCACCCATTCCCTGCGTCATCGCTTCGGCCTGGCCCACTACTATGCCCTTATCGGCGGGGTAACCGCGGTGACGTCCTGGGTGACCGACGCGGGCATCACGGCGCAAGTGGGGGGCGTCTCCTTTGTGGTGGGCTCCACGGTGTTCTACACCTCGCTGCTGTTGGGCGTGTTCGTGGTCTACGTGTTCGACGGGCTCAGGGCCACACGCATCATCATCTCCACGGTTATCGGGGTTTCCATAATGGTCCCCCTCATCGCCGTGACGCTCAACTTCCAGATGAACCTCAGCGGCGTGTCCTCCCTGGCCTACGTGCCCACCCCCAGCCTGCGGCTCAACGCCGCCTCGGTGTTCGCCACCTTCATGGACCTGGTATTTCTGGCCGTTGCCTGGGAATTCATGAACAACCGTTTTCAGTGGATCCCCATGGGCATCCGGGCCTTTTTTGCCCTGTTGGGCGTCATGTGGCTGGACGTGCTGCTGTTCGCCACCGCCGCCTTCGCGGGCTCCGGCGAGTGGCTGGCCATCGTCAAGGGCACCGCCATCAGCCGCTTTATCGTGTCGTGCTTTGCCGCACCCCTGCTGTGGGCTTACTTGTCTTGGCAAAACCGACGCTGGGGCACCCAGATCACGCGCAGGCCGGTGCTGGCCATCCTCAAACAGTTCGCCCAGATAAAAGAGGAACTCACCCAGGCCCAGCAGGAGATCGAGCGCCGCAAGCAGGCCGAAAGGGCCTTGCGCGAAAGCGAGGAGCGTCTACGCGCCCTGGCTTCCACCGATGCCCTCACCGGAGTGGCCAACCGCAGGTTTTTCTGGGAGGCGGCCCAGAAGGAAATCCACCGCTCCCGCCGGCATCTCTCGCCTCTGTCCATGATAATGATCGATTTGGACAACTTCAAAACCGTCAACGACACCTACGGCCACGGCGTGGGGGATCAGGCCTTGTGCGAGGTGGCCCATATCGCGCAGGCCAATATTCGTCCCTACGACCTCTTGGCCAGGATGGGCGGCGACGAGTTCGCCGTGCTGCTGCCCCAATCCGGCACGGAAGACGCCTTGCTGGCGGCCGAGCGGTTGCGCAACAAGGTCAAGGCCGAGCCCCTGAAGGCGGGCGGATGTCAAGTGGCCATCACCATAAGCCTGGGGGTGGCGACGCTGGACACGAGCATGGCCAACGTGGACGGTCTTTACCAGGTGGCCGACCGCGCCTTGTATCAGGCCAAGCGGGACGGCTGCGACAAGGTGCGGGCGTACCAGGGAAATGACAAGCGAGAGTGCAACACACCGCTGGCCAATGCCACCAATCCCCAACTCGTCGGCGGCTAA
- the trpB gene encoding tryptophan synthase subunit beta, with amino-acid sequence MSASQASSPKSGGPETLPDELGHFGPYGGRFVPENLMPALEELHAAFLTAQKDPAFQAELDDLLANYAGRPTPLYEAKNLAQALGGARIFLKREDLTHTGAHKINNALGQVLLAKRMGKKRIIAETGAGQHGVATATVAALMGLECMVYMGTLDMKRQALNVTRMEMLGATVEPVTSGSKSLKDATTQAIRDWVTNVKDTHYIIGSVVGPHPYPMLVRGFQSVIGKEARAQLLEREGKLPKAAVACVGAGSNAIGLFHPLLNDPVELIGVEAAGHGLDSGEHAASLSAGRPGVLHGSSLYLLQDPHGQIIEAYSMAAGLDYPGVGPEHSYLKDIERATYATVGDREAVQAFMDLARYEGIIPALESSHALAHLRELAPRYAKDDIILVCLSGRGDKDVSQVAAYLEKLK; translated from the coding sequence ATGAGCGCATCGCAAGCTTCATCGCCCAAGTCCGGCGGGCCTGAGACCCTGCCCGACGAGCTGGGCCACTTCGGGCCCTATGGCGGGCGTTTTGTGCCCGAAAACCTCATGCCCGCCTTGGAAGAGCTGCACGCGGCCTTTCTGACCGCCCAGAAGGACCCGGCCTTTCAGGCGGAGCTGGACGATCTGTTGGCCAACTACGCCGGGCGGCCCACCCCCCTGTACGAGGCCAAGAACCTGGCCCAGGCCTTGGGCGGGGCGCGCATCTTCCTAAAGCGCGAGGATCTGACCCACACCGGGGCCCACAAGATCAACAACGCCCTGGGCCAGGTGCTTCTGGCCAAGCGCATGGGCAAAAAGCGCATCATCGCCGAGACCGGAGCCGGGCAGCACGGGGTGGCCACGGCCACGGTGGCCGCGCTCATGGGCCTGGAGTGCATGGTCTACATGGGCACCCTGGACATGAAGCGCCAGGCGCTCAACGTGACCCGCATGGAGATGCTGGGGGCCACGGTGGAGCCGGTGACCAGCGGCAGCAAATCCCTGAAAGACGCCACCACCCAGGCCATCCGCGACTGGGTGACCAACGTGAAGGACACCCACTACATAATCGGCTCGGTGGTGGGGCCCCATCCCTATCCCATGCTGGTGCGCGGTTTCCAATCGGTGATCGGCAAGGAGGCCCGGGCCCAACTCCTGGAGCGCGAGGGCAAGCTGCCCAAGGCGGCGGTGGCCTGCGTGGGCGCGGGCAGCAACGCCATCGGCCTGTTCCATCCCCTGCTGAACGACCCGGTGGAGCTCATCGGAGTGGAGGCGGCGGGCCACGGCCTGGACAGCGGGGAGCACGCGGCCAGCCTCAGCGCCGGGCGCCCCGGCGTGCTGCACGGCTCCAGCCTGTATCTGCTGCAAGACCCCCACGGCCAGATCATCGAGGCCTACTCCATGGCCGCGGGCCTGGACTATCCCGGCGTGGGGCCGGAGCACAGCTACCTCAAGGACATCGAGCGGGCCACCTACGCCACGGTGGGCGACCGCGAGGCGGTCCAGGCCTTCATGGACCTGGCCCGCTACGAGGGCATCATCCCGGCCCTGGAGAGCTCTCACGCCCTGGCTCATCTGCGGGAGCTGGCTCCTCGCTATGCCAAGGACGACATTATTCTGGTGTGCCTGTCCGGCCGGGGCGACAAGGACGTGTCCCAGGTGGCCGCTTATCTGGAGAAGCTGAAATGA
- a CDS encoding ABC transporter substrate-binding protein: protein MKKLVALLAILAVAVVGMAAPAAAADKDFKLGVLFSLTGPFAPAGALAGYRGTMVAVDMINARGGIAGKYKVVPVVADAQSNPDVAIREGQRLMTVEKVPVVLGVFSSGIAVPLAPMAEKNKKIFWVIIAISDKVVQDRNLKYVFRVQPMGSQWGQSTVKMLNDNLGKFGVKSAKDLKVAIIHEDGPYGSSVSKANQAMADKFGMKVVLNEAYSHKTKDMSSLILKLKRVKPDAILHTGYFPDVVLFFRQARELGLKTKAIEGHGAGHANMPKLAEAAGGDLMNYCFNVDPAPAQMLDRKKLVKGTGELIGEFLKRYEEKFKVSDPPTHATQGFGHTWILLNDVAPLALKKYGDLSPESIRKASLEIDIPEGGTPCGYGVKFAQPGTPLSGQNLRSYPVVVQSINGKLGIAWPAALQTVTPVIPLPAGSPFAEK, encoded by the coding sequence ATGAAAAAGTTAGTTGCGTTGTTGGCGATACTGGCCGTGGCGGTGGTGGGGATGGCCGCTCCGGCGGCGGCGGCGGACAAGGACTTCAAACTCGGGGTGCTCTTTTCCTTGACCGGCCCCTTTGCCCCGGCCGGAGCCCTGGCGGGCTATCGGGGCACCATGGTGGCCGTGGACATGATCAACGCCCGGGGCGGCATCGCCGGTAAGTACAAGGTGGTGCCCGTGGTGGCCGACGCCCAGAGCAACCCGGACGTGGCCATCCGTGAGGGCCAGCGCCTGATGACCGTGGAGAAGGTCCCGGTGGTGCTGGGCGTGTTCAGTAGCGGCATCGCGGTGCCCCTGGCCCCCATGGCCGAAAAGAACAAGAAGATCTTCTGGGTCATCATCGCCATCTCCGACAAGGTGGTGCAGGACCGCAACCTGAAGTACGTCTTCCGGGTGCAGCCCATGGGCTCCCAGTGGGGCCAGAGCACCGTGAAGATGCTCAACGACAACCTGGGCAAGTTCGGGGTCAAGAGCGCCAAGGACCTCAAGGTGGCCATCATCCACGAGGACGGCCCCTACGGCTCCTCGGTGTCCAAGGCCAACCAGGCCATGGCCGACAAGTTCGGCATGAAGGTGGTCCTGAACGAGGCCTACTCCCACAAGACCAAGGACATGTCCTCGCTGATCCTCAAGCTCAAGAGGGTCAAACCCGACGCCATCCTGCACACCGGCTACTTCCCGGACGTGGTGCTGTTCTTCCGCCAGGCGCGGGAGCTGGGCCTCAAGACCAAGGCCATCGAGGGCCACGGCGCGGGCCACGCCAACATGCCCAAGCTGGCCGAGGCGGCGGGCGGCGATCTGATGAACTACTGCTTCAACGTGGACCCGGCCCCGGCCCAGATGCTCGACCGCAAGAAGCTGGTCAAGGGCACCGGCGAGCTGATCGGCGAGTTCCTCAAGCGCTACGAGGAGAAGTTCAAGGTCAGCGATCCCCCCACCCACGCCACCCAGGGCTTTGGCCATACCTGGATTCTGCTCAACGACGTGGCTCCCCTGGCGCTCAAGAAGTACGGCGATCTTAGCCCCGAGTCCATCCGCAAGGCTTCCCTGGAGATCGACATCCCCGAGGGCGGCACTCCCTGCGGCTATGGCGTGAAGTTCGCCCAGCCGGGCACCCCCCTGTCCGGCCAGAACCTACGCTCCTACCCGGTGGTGGTGCAGTCCATCAACGGCAAGCTGGGCATCGCCTGGCCGGCCGCCCTGCAGACCGTAACCCCGGTGATTCCGCTGCCCGCCGGCAGCCCCTTCGCCGAGAAGTAG
- a CDS encoding alpha/beta fold hydrolase produces MPFVRLHDIKLYYETLGQGPPLLMLMGQRRDHTWFHRQIPELAQHFSLILLDNRGAGKSDKPDQPYSIEGMAEDAVDLMDALGLASAHVLGISMGGCIAQELALGFPQRVRGLVLGCTTCGGAEALGTPEHVMRWYAEPDGLSPEEVLRRNLRIYFSDRYLREEPEAVESFIQMALRDQQPLFAFKRQMQAMRGFASAARLPGLTPPTLVATGSDDGFIPPENSLILAGLIPDSSLIMYPQGRHCFFIEMASRFNREIISFLHQVDRA; encoded by the coding sequence ATGCCTTTTGTGCGGCTGCATGACATCAAGCTGTATTACGAGACCCTGGGCCAGGGGCCTCCGTTGCTGATGCTCATGGGGCAGCGGCGCGATCACACCTGGTTCCATCGCCAGATCCCGGAGCTGGCCCAGCATTTCAGCCTGATTCTTTTGGACAACCGCGGCGCCGGCAAAAGCGACAAGCCCGACCAGCCCTATTCCATAGAAGGCATGGCCGAAGACGCCGTGGATCTTATGGACGCTTTGGGCCTGGCCTCGGCCCACGTGTTGGGCATATCCATGGGCGGCTGCATCGCCCAGGAACTGGCCCTGGGTTTTCCCCAGCGGGTGCGCGGCCTGGTCTTGGGCTGCACCACCTGCGGGGGCGCCGAAGCCCTGGGCACCCCCGAGCACGTCATGCGCTGGTACGCCGAGCCCGACGGCCTGAGCCCGGAAGAAGTGCTGCGGCGCAATCTGCGCATCTATTTTTCCGACCGCTACCTGCGGGAAGAACCCGAGGCGGTGGAGAGCTTCATCCAGATGGCCCTCCGGGACCAGCAGCCGCTGTTCGCCTTCAAGCGGCAGATGCAGGCCATGCGGGGCTTTGCCTCGGCCGCGCGCCTGCCGGGCCTGACGCCGCCTACCCTGGTGGCCACCGGTTCCGACGACGGCTTCATCCCCCCGGAGAACTCACTGATCCTGGCCGGGTTGATCCCGGATTCTTCCCTGATCATGTACCCCCAGGGGAGGCATTGTTTCTTTATCGAAATGGCAAGCCGCTTCAACAGAGAAATCATCTCGTTCCTGCACCAAGTTGATAGGGCCTGA
- the trpA gene encoding tryptophan synthase subunit alpha — translation MNPDIREKFANAAEQGRAAFVPYVTGGYPNADTCLELISALDELGSEVIEVGLPFSDPLADGPTIQLSSQRALEAGATPVNVLQTMERAAAKTSAALVAMTYVNPVLSMGYEEFAKRAVGSGVSGVIIPDLPPEEAGEWLEACAVHGLDPVFMAAPGTPMERLDKILAKAGGFLYYVSMDGVTGTELELPPERLAAMAKVRARSSLPVAVGFGVATPAQAAALAPVADGVVVGSALVRQVHEAATPTAAVKAVRALAGELRAALAR, via the coding sequence ATGAATCCCGACATCCGCGAAAAATTCGCCAACGCGGCCGAGCAGGGCCGGGCCGCCTTCGTGCCCTACGTCACCGGCGGCTATCCCAACGCCGACACCTGCCTGGAGTTGATCAGCGCCCTGGACGAGCTGGGCTCCGAGGTGATCGAGGTGGGCCTGCCTTTCTCCGATCCCCTGGCCGACGGCCCCACCATCCAGCTCTCCAGCCAGCGGGCCCTGGAGGCGGGCGCCACTCCGGTAAACGTTTTGCAAACCATGGAGCGGGCCGCGGCCAAGACCAGCGCCGCCCTGGTGGCCATGACCTACGTGAACCCCGTGCTGTCCATGGGTTACGAGGAGTTCGCCAAGCGGGCGGTGGGTTCCGGGGTCAGCGGGGTGATCATCCCCGACCTGCCCCCGGAGGAGGCGGGAGAGTGGCTGGAGGCCTGCGCGGTCCACGGCCTGGACCCGGTGTTCATGGCCGCGCCGGGCACCCCCATGGAGCGCCTGGATAAAATCCTGGCGAAAGCCGGGGGCTTTTTGTACTACGTGTCCATGGATGGGGTGACCGGCACCGAGCTGGAACTGCCCCCCGAGCGGCTGGCGGCCATGGCCAAGGTGCGGGCCCGTTCCTCCCTGCCGGTGGCGGTGGGCTTTGGGGTGGCCACCCCGGCCCAGGCCGCGGCCCTGGCCCCGGTGGCCGACGGGGTGGTGGTGGGCAGCGCCCTGGTGCGCCAGGTGCACGAGGCGGCCACGCCCACGGCGGCCGTCAAGGCGGTGCGCGCCCTGGCCGGTGAGCTTCGCGCCGCCCTGGCGCGCTGA
- a CDS encoding prephenate dehydrogenase codes for MNSEDDFGGFGRAASAEAAAGLTVGIIGAQGRMGSWLCRLLEPLVGRLLIADIAGEPLTPEWVAACRVIILAVPVHAVEGVMQFIGPHTDPEGVVVDISSLKQTPLTAMLAHARGEVVGAHPLFGPGAPSLQDQTVFLSPGRGRLWLTRLRRFLQGQGARPVIMEPERHDRLMAQVQTLRHLLLYAFGWSLMQLGYQPETDEEVSGPWFRELLNMLTHQSDQPAELYADLALHNPDGLKAARTLLQGMNSMVSALEDRDRGALVATMEQVGAYIKNSQAQLSA; via the coding sequence TAGGCATCATCGGGGCCCAGGGCCGCATGGGCTCCTGGCTGTGCCGCCTGTTGGAGCCCTTGGTGGGCCGCCTGCTTATCGCCGACATAGCGGGCGAGCCGCTCACCCCGGAGTGGGTGGCCGCCTGCCGGGTGATAATCCTGGCGGTGCCGGTGCACGCGGTGGAGGGGGTGATGCAGTTCATCGGCCCCCACACCGACCCCGAGGGGGTGGTGGTGGACATCTCCTCGCTCAAGCAGACCCCACTGACCGCCATGCTGGCCCACGCCCGGGGCGAGGTGGTGGGCGCCCACCCCTTGTTCGGCCCCGGCGCGCCTTCCCTGCAAGACCAGACCGTTTTTCTGAGCCCCGGCCGGGGGCGGCTATGGCTGACCCGGCTGCGTCGCTTTTTGCAAGGGCAGGGGGCCCGGCCGGTGATCATGGAGCCGGAACGCCACGACCGCCTCATGGCCCAGGTGCAGACCCTTCGTCATCTCTTGCTCTACGCCTTTGGCTGGAGCCTGATGCAGCTGGGCTACCAACCGGAGACCGACGAGGAGGTTTCCGGCCCCTGGTTCCGGGAACTCTTGAACATGTTGACCCATCAGAGCGATCAACCCGCCGAACTCTACGCCGACTTGGCCCTGCACAACCCGGACGGCCTGAAAGCGGCGCGCACCCTGCTGCAAGGCATGAACTCCATGGTCTCTGCCCTGGAGGACAGGGACCGGGGGGCCCTGGTGGCCACCATGGAGCAGGTGGGCGCCTATATAAAAAACAGCCAAGCCCAACTATCTGCTTGA
- the trpC gene encoding indole-3-glycerol phosphate synthase TrpC — MKTGDLGVLDRILETKRAEVAALKAARPLAELRRAAEAAPPGRGFLAALRDAPGVALIAEIKRRSPSRGDLAPGEAVPQRARAYQAGGAAALSVLTDRHYFGGSLGDLAEARRAVTLPALRKDFIIDPAQIYEAKAAGADAVLLIAAALEKAELAELYHLARSLGLDVLLEVHQAAELEPVLALDPPLVGINNRNLKTMQVSLDTSRELRKLIPAPVTVVAESGVSRPEQVRELRAAGLNAFLVGTSLMLAPDPTATLRGLVEAA; from the coding sequence GTGAAGACCGGCGATCTGGGGGTGCTGGACCGCATCCTGGAGACCAAGCGGGCCGAGGTGGCCGCGCTCAAGGCGGCGCGACCCCTGGCCGAGCTGCGCCGGGCGGCCGAGGCCGCGCCTCCGGGCCGGGGCTTTTTGGCGGCCCTGCGCGACGCGCCGGGGGTGGCGCTGATCGCGGAGATAAAGCGGCGCTCGCCTTCCCGGGGCGATCTGGCCCCCGGCGAGGCGGTGCCCCAACGGGCCCGAGCCTATCAGGCGGGCGGGGCGGCGGCCTTGTCGGTGCTCACGGACCGGCACTATTTCGGCGGCAGCCTGGGAGACCTGGCCGAGGCCCGCCGGGCGGTGACACTGCCCGCCCTGCGCAAGGATTTCATCATCGATCCGGCTCAGATATACGAGGCCAAGGCCGCCGGGGCCGATGCGGTGCTGCTCATAGCCGCCGCCTTGGAGAAGGCGGAACTGGCCGAGCTGTACCACCTGGCCCGGAGCCTGGGCCTGGACGTGTTGCTGGAGGTGCACCAGGCGGCCGAACTGGAGCCGGTCTTGGCCCTGGACCCGCCCTTGGTGGGCATCAACAACCGCAACCTCAAGACCATGCAGGTCAGCCTGGACACCAGCCGGGAGCTGCGCAAGCTCATTCCCGCGCCGGTGACCGTGGTGGCCGAGAGCGGGGTGAGCCGCCCGGAGCAGGTGCGTGAGCTTCGGGCCGCCGGGTTGAACGCCTTTTTGGTGGGCACCAGCCTGATGTTGGCCCCGGACCCCACCGCCACCCTGCGCGGCCTGGTGGAGGCGGCGTGA